A single Sander lucioperca isolate FBNREF2018 chromosome 24, SLUC_FBN_1.2, whole genome shotgun sequence DNA region contains:
- the LOC116066758 gene encoding cytochrome P450 20A1 yields MLDFAIFAVTFVIILVGAVLYLYPSSRRASGIPGLNPTDEKDGNLQDIVNKGSLHEFLVSLHQRFGSVASFWFGGRPVVSLGSVHQLRQHINPNHTTDSFETMLKSLLGYQSGMVGGAAETMMRKKVYESGINNTLTNNFPLVLKLSEELVGKWKAFPDSQHTPLCAHLLGLAMKTVTQLALGESFRDDAKVLSFCKNHDAIWSEIGKGYLDGSLEKSSSRKGHYEKALSEMESVLLSVAKERKGQRKQTAFVDTLLQSSLTERQIMEDCMVFTLAGCIITANLCVWALHFLSTSEEVQDKLYQELEEVLGSDPVSLDKIPQLRYCQQVLNETVRTAKLTPIAARLQGVEGKVDQHVIPKETLVIYALGVVLQDSDTWSTPYRFDPDRFEEESARKSFCLLGFSGNQTCPELRFAYTVATVLLSTLVRQLKLHQLKGQVMEVRSELVSTPKDETWITVSRKD; encoded by the exons ATGCTGGACTTTGCCATCTTTGCTGTCACGTTTGTCATCATTTTGGTCGGCGCTGTTCTCTATTTGTACCCG tCATCCAGAAGGGCCTCCGGTATCCCAGGTCTCAACCCTACAGATGAGAA GGATGGGAACCTGCAGGACATTGTGAACAAAGGCAGTCTTCATGAGTTCCTGGTCAGCCTGCATCAGCGGTTTGGGTCGGTGGCGTCGTTCTGGTTCGGCGGTCGGCCCGTGGTCAGCCTGGGCTCTGTGCACCAGCTACGGCAGCACATCAACCCCAACCACACCA CTGACTCCTTTGAGACGATGCTGAAGTCGTTGCTAGGTTACCAGTCGGGAATGGTTGGCGGGGCCGCCGAGACCATGATGAGGAAAAAGGTGTACGAAAGTGGCATCAACAACACATTGACGAACAACTTCCCGCTTGTGCTCAAG CTGTCTGAGGAGCTCGTAGGGAAGTGGAAGGCGTTCCCGGACTCCCAGCACACCCCTCTGTGTGCCCACCTGCTGGGTCTGGCCATGAAGACGGTCACCCAGCTGGCTCTGGGCGAGAGCTTCCGAGATGACGCCAAGGTCCTTTCCTTCTGCAAGAACCACGACGCG ATCTGGTCAGAAATTGGGAAGGGCTACTTGGACGGCTCCCTGGAGAAGAGCTCCAGCAGGAAAGGACATTACGAGAAGG ctCTGTCAGAGATGGAGTCGGTGCTGTTGTCCGTGGCGAAGGAGAGGAAAGGCCAGAGGAAGCAGACGGCGTTCGTGGACACTCTGCTCCAGTCCAGCCTCACAGAGCGACAG atCATGGAGGACTGTATGGTTTTCACTTTGGCCGGCTGCATCATCACTGCCAACT TGTGTGTCTGGGCACTTCACTTCCTGTCCACCTCTGAAGAAGTTCAGGACAAACTGTATCAGGAGCTGGAGGAGGTTTTGGGTTCAGACCCAGTTTCCTTGGACAAGATCCCTCAGCTCAG ATACTGCCAGCAGGTCCTCAACGAGACGGTGAGGACCGCCAAGCTGACCCCCATCGCGGCTCGGCTTCAGGGAGTGGAGGGCAAAGTCGATCAGCATGTCATCCCCAAAGAG ACTTTGGTCATCTACGCTTTGGGAGTGGTCCTGCAAGATTCGGACACCTGGAGCACCCCATACAG GTTTGACCCGGATCGATTTGAGGAGGAATCTGCCAGGAAGAGTTTCTGTCTGCTCGGATTCTCAGGGAATCAGACATGCCCGGAACTCAG GTTTGCCTACACCGTCGCTACTGTCCTGCTCAGCACGTTGGTTCGCCAGCTGAAGCTTCACCAGTTGAAGGGACAGGTCATGGAAGTCCGATCTGAGCTGGTGTCCACGCCTAAGGACGAAACCTGGATTACCGTCAGCAGAAAAGACTAG